From the Treponema sp. J25 genome, one window contains:
- the cas5b gene encoding type I-B CRISPR-associated protein Cas5b — protein MPILRLIIYQPQAHYRIPFTFQRRHTYPIPPYSTIIGFLCNACGIDDQKKEIDVNQNKIRPYEIIKELKISIAGRFEAKITEMIWFRNLSKEAHVGTYGEINNRKKNGQVGHIGGQAPMKIDVLENVELIIYLYHNEKDKLEFLENLLKDPKERLQVLHIGRAEDWIVYKGISIIDENNFEIKRQDGRYPYFFWTPEKIFSPQNNNTLNWNNFDGLVYNLTTFSSIKNYESHFNHTGQREYKYIRAKLNDGKIINTECLFDKELNIPVFLADFNQSKGVHNG, from the coding sequence ATGCCTATACTCAGACTTATAATATATCAACCACAGGCACATTACAGGATTCCTTTCACTTTTCAAAGGAGACATACCTATCCCATTCCTCCTTATTCAACCATAATAGGATTTTTGTGCAATGCTTGTGGAATTGATGATCAAAAAAAAGAAATTGATGTTAATCAAAACAAGATAAGACCATACGAGATTATAAAAGAGCTAAAGATTTCTATTGCTGGAAGATTCGAGGCAAAAATAACCGAAATGATCTGGTTCAGAAATCTAAGTAAAGAAGCACATGTTGGTACTTATGGTGAAATAAATAATAGAAAGAAAAATGGGCAAGTCGGTCATATTGGTGGGCAAGCACCAATGAAGATTGATGTTCTGGAAAATGTAGAGCTTATTATTTATTTGTATCATAATGAAAAAGATAAATTGGAATTTCTCGAAAACCTCCTCAAAGATCCTAAAGAAAGACTGCAGGTACTTCATATTGGACGGGCTGAGGATTGGATAGTTTATAAAGGCATATCAATTATTGATGAGAATAATTTTGAAATAAAAAGACAGGATGGGAGATATCCTTATTTTTTTTGGACACCTGAAAAGATTTTCAGTCCCCAAAATAACAACACTCTTAATTGGAATAATTTTGACGGACTTGTGTATAATCTGACAACATTTTCTTCTATAAAAAACTATGAGAGTCATTTCAATCACACTGGACAGAGAGAATATAAATACATAAGAGCAAAACTCAATGACGGGAAGATAATCAATACAGAATGTTTGTTCGATAAAGAATTAAATATACCAGTCTTTCTTGCTGATTTTAATCAAAGCAAAGGGGTACACAATGGCTGA
- the cas4 gene encoding CRISPR-associated protein Cas4: protein MITGTYINYYFHCPRHLWLFAKNIKLEDTSEDVKIGKIISEYTYERKKHEIHLFGEEGEVVIDFIDKKRKKVHEIKKSNKMEELHIWQLKYYLYELEKKGVHGFTGEIDYPKQKKVIKVKLSEDDRIKIKDSIKKIEKILSSKITPLPINKPYCKKCSYYEFCYC, encoded by the coding sequence ATGATCACAGGAACTTATATTAATTACTATTTTCATTGCCCGCGGCATTTATGGCTTTTTGCAAAGAATATAAAATTGGAAGATACTTCTGAAGATGTAAAAATAGGGAAAATTATTTCTGAGTATACCTATGAGAGAAAAAAACATGAGATTCACTTATTTGGCGAGGAAGGTGAAGTGGTTATCGACTTTATAGATAAAAAAAGAAAAAAAGTTCATGAAATAAAAAAATCAAACAAAATGGAAGAGCTGCATATATGGCAATTGAAATATTATCTTTATGAGCTTGAAAAAAAAGGTGTCCACGGGTTTACTGGAGAAATAGATTATCCAAAACAAAAAAAAGTAATAAAAGTTAAGCTTTCTGAAGATGATAGAATTAAGATTAAAGATTCAATAAAAAAGATTGAAAAAATCTTGAGTTCAAAAATTACCCCACTCCCAATCAACAAACCCTACTGCAAAAAGTGTAGCTACTATGAGTTTTGTTACTGTTGA
- the cas3 gene encoding CRISPR-associated helicase Cas3' yields MADNKNQILAKDNGISLKLHTKDILDTFNKLNNKTTQNDIKDCIELAITLHDLGKVLPYFQIVVLGNNNYEPCDVDKELNIYHSLASVLFINQEKLKEKLLNNDKNLKYVLSAIAYHHWKNSLEMDLRYGSEKFEKLLNYTSEQLVKNLQDELNELINGENDIIQLNKAMLQGLANGLSFADYVIPPYQLYWLPKRIELDEEGKKKWILISGFLQRCDHYASFCEENSNSKIENIEIESISTANILTAIKSKIGTNNSIWQESKLNKKENDKFKYKNNLILIAPTGSGKTEFAFLWSGGEKFFYTLPLRAAVEQIYDRATKIFGEDKTGLLHSDADVYLLGDDYNYERLKVYDVAKQLSYPVIVSTGDQFFPYGLRPPGYERIYATFSYSRLVIDEIQAYDPKATAIIVKFVEDIYRLGGKFLLMTATLPEYVKKEIEDRIKSNGEKHFDELNLYEEEKSKYQNLKKHKLSFVNISNKKKDKKIDFTIPEEIIKDIVSKAEDKRVLVILSTVKQAKNIYERIKSYIEKNKTQNIIKDENIILFHSQFTLNEKQRIKNEIENKFKNPKDQNDNEGKILVATQVVEAAIDIDTDILYTEICPMDALVQRMGRVLRRYKKNFDLDKQNGTSEVSPNIYVLVFKEGYESGNGRVYESELIEKTLILLKDEGNDTNWQAYYDNLNTEKEKLKKKDDTIPDDNSEILMSEYCKYDLVKKLYEILNPNGKYLSKFYETLSLLDAGFMSDRREEAQRMFREIMNASVIDIAKKNDFIKKVKNLINRNDLNYTIFKKEIIAEFVISVTYWNLEKLQDGVVTQWIEQIEISDDNKKIVKLKEWCSDIFIVDLKDKNKTNKNDEDNII; encoded by the coding sequence ATGGCTGATAATAAAAATCAAATATTGGCAAAAGATAATGGAATAAGTCTAAAACTGCATACAAAAGATATATTAGATACATTCAATAAGTTGAATAACAAAACAACTCAAAATGATATCAAAGATTGTATTGAATTGGCTATAACGCTACATGATTTAGGGAAGGTCTTACCATATTTTCAAATTGTTGTATTGGGAAATAATAATTACGAGCCTTGCGATGTAGATAAAGAACTTAATATTTATCATTCATTAGCTTCAGTGTTATTTATAAATCAAGAAAAACTAAAAGAAAAACTATTAAACAATGATAAAAATCTTAAATATGTTCTTTCAGCTATCGCCTATCATCACTGGAAAAACTCTCTTGAAATGGATTTAAGATATGGAAGTGAGAAATTTGAAAAACTACTGAACTATACTTCAGAACAATTAGTAAAAAATTTACAAGATGAACTTAACGAATTGATAAACGGTGAAAATGATATTATCCAATTAAACAAGGCCATGCTTCAGGGTTTAGCCAATGGCCTTTCTTTTGCAGATTATGTTATTCCACCTTATCAACTTTACTGGCTTCCAAAGAGGATTGAATTAGATGAAGAAGGAAAGAAAAAATGGATTCTTATTAGTGGATTTTTACAGAGATGTGATCATTATGCGTCGTTTTGTGAAGAGAATAGTAATTCTAAAATTGAGAATATAGAAATAGAAAGTATAAGTACTGCAAATATTTTGACGGCGATAAAAAGTAAAATAGGTACTAATAATTCGATCTGGCAAGAATCAAAACTTAATAAAAAAGAAAATGATAAATTCAAATATAAAAATAACCTCATTCTCATTGCTCCCACAGGAAGTGGGAAGACAGAGTTTGCCTTTCTGTGGAGTGGTGGAGAGAAGTTTTTCTACACTCTGCCTTTACGAGCAGCGGTTGAACAAATTTATGACAGAGCCACAAAGATTTTTGGTGAAGACAAAACTGGACTTCTTCATAGTGATGCCGATGTTTATTTGTTGGGAGATGATTACAACTATGAAAGGTTGAAGGTTTATGATGTGGCCAAACAGCTTTCTTATCCTGTTATCGTATCAACAGGTGATCAGTTTTTCCCTTATGGTTTAAGACCTCCTGGCTATGAAAGAATTTATGCCACGTTTTCATATTCAAGGCTTGTGATTGACGAAATTCAGGCGTATGATCCGAAAGCTACAGCTATCATTGTCAAATTTGTCGAAGATATTTATAGGCTCGGTGGAAAATTTCTCTTGATGACAGCCACTCTTCCTGAGTATGTGAAAAAGGAAATAGAAGATCGAATAAAAAGCAATGGGGAGAAACATTTTGATGAACTCAATCTTTATGAAGAAGAGAAGTCAAAGTATCAAAATCTTAAAAAACACAAGCTATCTTTTGTAAATATCTCTAACAAGAAAAAAGACAAAAAAATAGATTTTACAATACCAGAGGAAATAATAAAAGATATAGTTTCTAAGGCGGAAGATAAAAGAGTGTTGGTTATTCTTAGCACAGTAAAACAAGCAAAGAATATCTATGAAAGAATTAAATCTTATATTGAAAAGAATAAAACTCAGAATATCATAAAAGATGAAAACATTATTCTTTTTCACTCTCAATTTACCTTGAATGAGAAACAAAGAATCAAGAATGAGATTGAGAATAAATTCAAAAATCCAAAAGATCAAAACGATAATGAAGGCAAAATCCTTGTAGCCACTCAGGTAGTCGAGGCTGCCATCGATATTGATACAGATATTCTCTATACCGAAATCTGTCCAATGGATGCTCTTGTCCAGAGAATGGGAAGAGTTTTGAGAAGGTATAAAAAGAATTTCGATTTAGATAAACAGAATGGAACCAGTGAAGTCAGTCCAAATATTTATGTTTTGGTTTTTAAAGAAGGTTATGAATCTGGAAATGGGAGAGTGTATGAGAGTGAGTTGATTGAGAAAACTCTTATTTTGTTAAAAGATGAAGGTAATGATACTAATTGGCAAGCTTATTATGATAACCTTAATACAGAAAAAGAAAAATTAAAGAAAAAAGATGATACCATTCCTGATGATAATTCAGAGATTTTAATGTCTGAATATTGCAAATATGATTTAGTTAAAAAGCTATATGAAATTTTAAATCCCAATGGTAAATATCTATCCAAATTTTATGAAACACTTTCTCTTCTTGACGCTGGCTTTATGTCTGATAGAAGAGAAGAAGCTCAAAGAATGTTCCGAGAAATAATGAATGCCAGTGTGATTGATATTGCCAAGAAAAATGATTTCATAAAAAAGGTTAAAAATTTAATTAATAGAAATGATTTAAACTACACAATATTCAAAAAAGAAATCATAGCGGAGTTTGTTATTTCAGTTACTTACTGGAACCTCGAGAAATTACAAGATGGAGTTGTTACACAATGGATAGAGCAGATTGAAATTTCTGATGATAACAAAAAAATAGTAAAATTAAAAGAATGGTGTAGTGATATTTTTATAGTAGATCTGAAAGATAAAAATAAAACCAATAAAAATGATGAAGATAATATTATATGA
- the cas1b gene encoding type I-B CRISPR-associated endonuclease Cas1b: MKDYYIFKSGRISRKDNSIFLETKDGDIPIPVNDIDSLYLFGEIDLNTKAINFFAQQGIVLHFFNYYGWWTGSFYPREELLSGEVIVHQVEHYLDPGKRLDLAKEFVQGAIHGFIYNLKRYSQIGEDIFAHLNNYSENINNQPDISALMGLEGNARDCYYGVFPKIIKQEIEFEKRVKHPPDNMMNALISFVNSLVYTAVIKEIYRTQLNPTISYLHEPSYRRFSLALDVAEIFKPIYGDRVIFDLLNNHQITEKNFDKELNYCYLKEDGRKIVVKAFDEKMKTTIIHKKLKRKVSYQKIIRLELYKLIKHVIGETTYKSFRVWW, from the coding sequence ATGAAAGACTATTACATTTTTAAAAGCGGCCGTATAAGCCGTAAGGACAATTCAATCTTTCTTGAAACAAAAGATGGAGACATTCCCATCCCTGTAAATGATATTGATAGCCTTTATCTTTTTGGGGAAATAGACCTAAACACAAAGGCAATTAATTTTTTTGCTCAACAGGGAATAGTATTGCACTTTTTTAACTATTATGGCTGGTGGACCGGCAGCTTTTATCCGAGGGAAGAACTACTCTCGGGCGAAGTTATCGTTCATCAAGTAGAACATTATCTTGATCCCGGCAAAAGATTGGATCTTGCAAAAGAATTTGTACAAGGAGCAATTCATGGATTCATTTATAATCTAAAAAGGTATTCTCAGATCGGAGAGGATATTTTTGCTCATCTGAACAATTACAGCGAAAACATAAATAATCAACCAGATATTTCTGCTTTAATGGGCCTGGAAGGTAATGCAAGAGATTGCTATTATGGCGTCTTCCCTAAGATTATTAAGCAGGAAATCGAATTTGAAAAACGAGTTAAACATCCACCGGATAATATGATGAATGCTCTTATTTCTTTCGTTAACAGCCTTGTTTACACGGCTGTCATAAAAGAAATTTATCGAACCCAGTTAAATCCAACTATAAGTTATCTTCATGAACCTTCGTATCGAAGATTTTCCCTTGCCCTTGATGTAGCAGAGATATTCAAACCAATTTATGGGGATAGGGTCATATTTGATTTACTGAATAATCATCAAATTACAGAAAAGAATTTTGATAAGGAACTCAATTATTGTTACCTTAAGGAAGATGGCCGAAAAATCGTCGTTAAAGCCTTTGACGAAAAGATGAAAACCACGATTATTCACAAGAAATTAAAAAGAAAAGTAAGTTACCAGAAAATCATACGACTTGAGTTATACAAGTTAATTAAACACGTCATTGGCGAGACAACATACAAATCTTTTAGGGTATGGTGGTAA